Below is a window of Dromiciops gliroides isolate mDroGli1 chromosome 5, mDroGli1.pri, whole genome shotgun sequence DNA.
aataaactttaatgaGACTCTCCATTTAATGATGAGGCTTCTCCTCTGGGTGAAGATGACCTGGACATTCCTCTCTCTGTATTATCAGAGCTAGAACCACTCTGACTATGATGATCTGCAGAAGCAGCACTAGATGCAGGTGGTGACTTAGTTTTCTCCTTAAAGTCTGTAATAATGACTGTCAGATCTCCAACCGTCACTTCCAAATGCTGAGCGCTACTCCGATCCACATTTTTCAATCGTGgcctaaatgaaatttataacaTTTAAAACTAGTTTTCCTCTCTCTCATAATTTTTGTGAAACTTATGTGCAAAATATACATGACAAATACATCTGTCTAAAAAGTAaggtatccaaaaaaaaaaaaaaaaagcaaggtatCTACTATAACAAGCATGTCACTCCAGTACACTGATTAAAAAATATGGCAATGTTTACTACTCAGCATTAGAGCCACGGCAGAATGTTTCCAACCGTATTATCAAAATCAATTGTGGAACATTTAACATCATGGCATAGCAATCATGTAAAAGGCCATGATCTGAATCAGTGTTATAAATATGTGCTAATATATAATTTATGGCAAAATATAGagtaatataaagaattcagaaataTGTCCCATTATCAATATCTTCAGTTTTTAATTGATGTTTTATGAAATTGATGACTTAAAAATTATGGTTGAAACAATCTTAAATACTTATGCCAATGAGTGTGCTGACATATAGTCATTAAGAAAACAATTTGTGGCTAATTCACATCCTATTAAGCTACCAGTGAACAGTTCCATTTTTAATTTCTATGATTTAATTTCTAGGACTCTTTTTGAAACCAGTCAAAACTTTGAAGCTAGTTTTATACATATAAGTGAATACAtattaaatcttaaaaagaaagaaaaaatacatagatTTTCCAAATATTACAAAATGTTTCAGATTTACCTGGTTTTCTTATGACTGTTCTTTTTGCTAGttgtttctttttcacttttttccttttcta
It encodes the following:
- the YAF2 gene encoding YY1-associated factor 2 isoform X2 produces the protein MMCDVRKGTSTRKPRPVSQLVAQQVTQQFVPPTQSKKEKKDKLEKEKSEKETTSKKNSHKKTRPRLKNVDRSSAQHLEVTVGDLTVIITDFKEKTKSPPASSAASADHHSQSGSSSDNTERGMSRSSSPRGEASSLNGESH
- the YAF2 gene encoding YY1-associated factor 2 isoform X1, which produces MGDKKSPTRPKRQPKPSSDEGYWDCSVCTFRNSAEAFKCMMCDVRKGTSTRKPRPVSQLVAQQVTQQFVPPTQSKKEKKDKLEKEKSEKETTSKKNSHKKTRPRLKNVDRSSAQHLEVTVGDLTVIITDFKEKTKSPPASSAASADHHSQSGSSSDNTERGMSRSSSPRGEASSLNGESH